The segment TGTTTAATGGTGCACGTGTTCCATCATTGTATGTGAATAATATGCCAAACCCGGATTTGAAGTGGGAAAAGACGGCTCAGTTTGATGCAGGTTTCAACTTGGGTTTGTTCCAGAACCGTTTGAATTTTGATGTGTCTTACTATTTGAAGAATACAACAGATTTGTTGCTTGATTGCCCTGTTCCTCATTCAACAGGTTACTCTACAATTTTCAAAAACATCGGTTCGGTTCGTAACCAAGGTGTTGATATCATGGTTAATGCGACACCGATTCAGGGAGAATTTACTTGGAACTCTACTTTGAATCTCAACTTCAATAAGAACGAAATCACTAAACTGGGAGACTCTGACGCTGATATCTATATGGATGATTGGGTTAATGGTGGTACAATCCTTCGCGTTGGTGAAAGTATGGGTAGTTTCTATGGAGTTGTTCGTGAAGGTATTTGGACAGTAGAAGATTATGAAGCAGGTAAATGTGAAAAGACTCAGATTGGTCACGCAAGACGTAGCGAGTCCAAAGAGATTCTTGGTAAAGGTTTACCTGACTGGACCGGTAGCTGGATAAATAATTTCTCTTATAAAGGATTTGATTTGACAGTTGATTTCCAGTTTGTTTGGGGAGTTGATGCTTGGCAGCGTTTTATGCACTCAACTTATGACCGTTTTGGTATTACCAACGGTTTGAAAAACATCCTATATGATGCATACGACGGTACAAATCCAGAAACAATGGAACAGATGATTTACTTGGCTAACTCTGGTCACAAAGGTGGTGATACAACCAGTGATTCTCAGTGGATTTGCAACGGTTCTTATCTTCGTTTGAACATGCTCCAGCTTGGTTATACATTCGATTCAAGCATTGCTAAGAAGATTGGTCTTTCTGGCTTGCGAGTTTACGCCAGTGGTAACAACTTGTTCTTGATTACAGCTAATGACTTCTTGGGTTATGATCCTGAATCAACTTCATCAACATCTAAGTTCGGTCAGAACATGACCTTCTTCTCTTATCCGAGAGCAAGAACATTTACATTTGGTGTTAATGTTACCTTTTAATTAATCAATCATTATTTAAGAAATTAGAAATGAAAAATATATTAACAATAACAGTTGCATTAGTCGGATTAATGAGTTTCTCGGCTTGCAACGATTTCTTGGAAGAGAATCCACGCTCTTCTATGGCAACGGAGTCTCTCTTCCGGACTCAAGAAGGAGCTGAAGGTGCCATCTACAACCTTTACAGAACAGGTGCTGTCAGTAATTATGTTGGCTTCGGTAGTGCGTACGTCAATACTTTCGCTTCCCTGCCAGAAGAATTAACTGGTTATTTTACTAATAGCTATGAGAACCAGGAAATACAATGTAAGTACAGCCGTTTATTGACCCGTCAAGATCACACGATTGAGATGGCAAGCAAGATGGATGGTGTTTGGGATGCATGTTATGAGGGTATCAACCGTGCAAATCAGGCTCTCAAATACATTCCTTTGGCTAATTATACTGAAGCAGGCGTTAGTGAACGTCTTATAGCGGAAGCTAAATTTTTCCGTGCTTTCAGCTATTTCTATTTGGTGAAGACTTTTGGTGCAGTTCCTTTTTATACAGAACCGTATGAAGCTGCTGAAAACATGGAGTTGCCACGTACAGAAACATCTACTATTTATGCTCAGATTGAGACTGACTTGAAGGAAGCTATTCCTAATCTAACAAATGGTCGCTTCACAGATAGTCATCATATCACTCAGAATACAGCATACATGTTGTTGACCGATGTGTATATGTACCAGCACAAGTATTCAGAAGCAGCTGAAGCCGCTAAGTCTATCATTAACTCTGGCCAGCATAGCCTGTTGACTAATACAGACAAGGCTCTGAATAGCGCATACAACCAGTTGCGTACTGTCGACAACAACGCTGAGGTCATTTATTCTTACGAGCATGATGCTTCCATCTCAACAAGTGGTTGGTTGCCTACTTATGCATTCAGTAGTTCAGCTGTTTCTGTATTTGACAAATATTCAATCTTCGAACGTACTCATGGTCCGATAGATCGTTATCTGAATATCTATGAAGATAACGACCTCCGTATCCAGCCTCAGCAGTTCTTTGTTTGGGAATATACCAATACAACAAACAATAAGACTTGGACTTCTGATGTCGCAGGTTGTTGGTACTACTTTGATCAGGATGCTATGGAAAACACGGGTAAAGGTAGTAAGGACTGGAATATTTATCGTTATGCTGAGACATTATTGGATGCAGCAGAATCAATAGCTCAGTCTACAGGTGTTACAGCTGAAGCTGCAAGATATTTGGCAG is part of the Parabacteroides sp. AD58 genome and harbors:
- a CDS encoding RagB/SusD family nutrient uptake outer membrane protein; protein product: MKNILTITVALVGLMSFSACNDFLEENPRSSMATESLFRTQEGAEGAIYNLYRTGAVSNYVGFGSAYVNTFASLPEELTGYFTNSYENQEIQCKYSRLLTRQDHTIEMASKMDGVWDACYEGINRANQALKYIPLANYTEAGVSERLIAEAKFFRAFSYFYLVKTFGAVPFYTEPYEAAENMELPRTETSTIYAQIETDLKEAIPNLTNGRFTDSHHITQNTAYMLLTDVYMYQHKYSEAAEAAKSIINSGQHSLLTNTDKALNSAYNQLRTVDNNAEVIYSYEHDASISTSGWLPTYAFSSSAVSVFDKYSIFERTHGPIDRYLNIYEDNDLRIQPQQFFVWEYTNTTNNKTWTSDVAGCWYYFDQDAMENTGKGSKDWNIYRYAETLLDAAESIAQSTGVTAEAARYLAEVKARANMDGKTVDEIAADLQTLGKQAFIEECWNERLREMPLEFKMWDLCVRVGKFPNISDTTKGQITWVDLVGATNAAGATIKETDLLWPISVNEIQRNPNLEQNPGYARE